The genomic window TTGAACTCATTGAACCCATAGATTTTACATGTAAAGATAAGGTTGTTCGATGGGAACATAATGATGTGGAATTAACCTTCCTCTTTTTTGCGCTCAAAAAAATAAGATCTATTTAATAGATCTTCTGAATTAATTGGCTACAATAAAGGCTTTATTTCTGATAAATGTGATGGAAGATGACTAAGAAGTAAATTTTCTAGTTTTGGCTGCAGATATAATTATTTTTGTGACACCTGTTTGGTGCGGAATTCAATCCTCGCTTACACAAAAGGGGAATGGAGCGGCTGGATGAATTACCGGTGAAATCATGGATACTGGATAATCATAATAACAAACAAGAGCGCAGATATTGTACTAACGAGTGACTCAGATGGAGTAGGACACGTTATAGGTAACTTGGCATATTTCTTTTCCGCCCTTTGGAAACCTTGACTGTATAATGGTCAGGACTGGCAAAGAAAAGGAACAAGAATATGGAAGATATTTCGATGTATTTCTAAGATGGTTATACCTCAACGGCAACGAAGGCTGCTCTAAACTTGACCTTTATGACTACTTGCTGAAGAATAATCCTTATCCTAAATAATTACGATCAAATATTTAGAATCGAACTACTCGCATGTATTAACATAAAGGAATGACAAAATATTAACATGCTATTAAACTATATTATATAATGATATTATGGTGTTTCTATATTCCTGTTAAAGATAAAATCTTATCAATGGATATAGAAAAGGCTGCTGATACTATTTCAGAATCAGATTATGGGACTCATACATTGGTTGTTTATGAGGACTTGGAGAAACTAAGAGAGTTTTATTCTTATTATGTAAAAAAAAGGATTGAGGAAAGAAACGAAGTAATTCAACTAGCACCATTCTATGAATCTGAAGATTCTGTTAGAAAATCTCTGTCGGAAGGGCATATTTCTATAGACTTAGAGAAATGGGAAAAAGAGGAAAAATCATTAATAATTGTCGATTCGTTAAAGAAATATTTTGGTGATGAAACTGTAGAATCTAGTTATATCTCTAGTAGAAATTTAGTACAAGATGCCAAGATGATGGGAAAATCCGGTGTATCAATTTTAGGCGATATGGGTGCCTTTCCTTACAAGCATCGTATACAGGAACTTGTTGACTACGAGTTGTTTTTACCTTCTCATTACGATATTGATATGAAGGGTATATGCTTGTATCATCAAAAAGATTTTAATAGATTGTCAGAAGAACAAAAACAAAAGGTAATTGATCATCATGAAAGATCTCTAAAAATATGAATATATAGAACAAAACTTAGTTAAAATCAAAATATTTATTTTATAATCAAGGGGTAGGAATATGATTAAATGAACCTAAACATATCAATTTTTCCAAGCATCATTTATCATTTCTCGCAGATCAGAAAAAAGGACAGGTTTTTGAATTAGTCTATCAATTCTTGCAAATTTAAAATCAGGACGATCTTCTAAATCTTTGATTTCAAAAGCCGTCATCAAGAAAATTTTATTTTTGGCGTCTACCTCTCTTATCTTATTTGCAAGATCTATTCCACACATACTGGCATTCTCATATCAATTATTATCGTAGAGTGTTTGTCAGATGTTTCCTTAAAATACTCTAAAGCCAGTATTGGATCGGTGAAGGAGATTGCGTTATATCCTTCTTTTTCCAAAATTCTTTGAAAAGAGATACAAGTTCTATTTCGTCATCTACTATAATGATGGAACGTGCAGATAACGATGGAAATAGATATTGTTTCCTTTGAAATTATTTAACTATATCTGCCAATATAGTTCATAGAGAAAGAGAGAATATGATGTGAAGGACAAACCATTTGATTTTCATGGAGCGACTTTTACTATTAAGGTTCTTACTTCTGAGACAAACGGTCACTATACTGTTTTGGATGTAATTCATCCACCTAATATCGGTCCCGCAATACATGTGCATCCTAAAGGTTCAGAAACCTTTTACATAATTGAAGGAGATTATGAATTCATTTTAGATGGAAGGGTGGTAACTGGTAAAGCTGGAGATGTAATCTTTATTCAAAAGGAATTTCACATAGATTTACTGTAGGCCAAAAAGGTGGACATGCACTTGTAATTAGTCCTCCAGAACTTGAGTTTTATTTTTGCAAAGTACGTGAATTGCTCGGCAAGGGTGAAGTTTCCTATGGAAACAGAATCAAACATAGGAGAACAATACGGCCAAGTTTTCTTAGATAACAGTAAACATTGGAAATGATTAGAATCAGGTGGCCTCTTGGATTTTAACCTATAAATTGTTTGAACTGCAAGATTTTGTAATCCTGATTTTTATACACGTGACAACAGGGCCCAGCAAAATTCTTGTTTAGTTTTGATTCGTCATGACGTTTGCCAAAAAACAATGACTCTATCATCGATACTAAGAATCTCGGTCGGATGAGCATGGATTTCTTTAAAGTTTCATAGCATTCTAGGAAATTCTACAAAAAATTTCATTTTCGTTAAATCAAACCTTCCTGAAAGTAAATTTAATTGAATATGGAATGATCCCGATCGGATAGAAATGACCGATAGTAATGATTTTAGCATTACAGAAGAGGGAATAATAAAAGAAGAAAAAGAAAAAACATCTGATAATGAATTTATAGTTTAAATATTTAAATTCCAAAAATTACAAAACATAATCTAACCAAATCTCAAAAACTGATCAGATCGAGTCTGTCTCATACTCCAATTGGATCAAAGAAAATATTGTTTAAGAAGAATCCGGATCCCATTCTGCCTAGTGTTAGATATAACTCAATCAGCAGATGCGAAAATAATGGAAAAATAGTTGGGTATATACAACAATCTAAAAAGACTAATAGTTGTAATAAATGCCATGAAAATATAAATTATTCAATGGGCCGGGTCGGGTCGGGTGTTCCTCATAGGCGGGAATAACCTGCTTATTGGAAAAAGTTTAATATTTAGACTACAATATTTTTAACATGGGTTCAGATCCAGGAACCGATATACCACGAGACCAAGGTTTACGTAAGGAAATCTTAGACCAAAATAATATTGAAGACGAAAAATCAAGCGGAGAAAGATGCAATATATGTGGTCTGGTTGCGCGCAATAACATTGAATTAGATGATCACATCAAACATGCCCATAGACAGGGAGATTCTAACAATTCAAATGATGTGTATTCAAAAGAGCAAAAAATTGATCCATTCGTAAAAACAGAAGATTAGTTTATTAGAAAATCGAGACATCTATTTTTTTATAATCCTATATAGGGAATGGATTACCTCTTTATTTCAAGTTGATCGCATATATTATACAAGATTTCAACTTTTCAAATAGTGATGTTGAATTTATTCTACAAGTCTAAAAACCGCCATTAATAGATTAGTTTGTCGATAATGCAGTAACAAAATTGGTAAAGTACATGCAAGTTCAATAGGCCGGGTTGGATTTATATTGTTAACGGTACAAAATGAGGATTCAGGATATCGATGATAATCATAGAATCATGTCAATAGATCTACACTAGGTATCCAATACTATTACCATACCTCTACTAACACTACGCTTACAACTACATTAGCATTTTTATCATATCTGTAGTGAAAACACAGTTAAGGGTATTATTTCGTTAGTTTATAGCAGCCTTGCTAATAAATTGGGCAGTCTGATCTGGATGTGATAGTGGTGACAAATGACCTGATGGAAGAGAGACAGTATTTGCATTTATTTGTTTTGCAAACATGTTTTCGATTTCTGGAGAAATGATCAAATCGTTCTCTGATATTTCATAACAAGTGGGTAAATGTATCCAACCAGGGGGACCAGATTTGAGATGGGAATTGACTTGTCTGTTGGTTTCTGTGTTGCTGCTAATACTTTGGCTTCCGTCAAATCAATATCCTGCAGACAATCTGATGGAACATCTCTTGATCTATATGAGAACGCTTCATTGTCAAATTTGAGAAACCCCTTAGGAAACTTGCTTGAATTGATGAAATCGACCATTGATTGGCTCTCATCCGGTGCGAATGCAGCGAGATAAACTAGCCCTTTTACTTCTGGATTCCCATAGGCTGCATTGGTAATCACAAGTCCACCGTAAGAATGTCCCTCGAGTATGGTTGACCCATTTATAAAATTAATTGCACGCTTTACTGTATTTATGTCATCATTTGATGAATGTAGCGCAAGTTGGACGGCGATAACGTTATATCCTGATTTTTCTAGTATCGGGATTACCTTCTCCATGAAGATCCATCAATCCAAGTTCCATGCGCTAATACTATGTTTTTTATTAAAGAACCTGATGTCATGGAACATATTACAGTAATTCAAATTTTAATTTATCTGGCTCTGATAGCAAATTATTTATGGGATTACTATTCTTAATCACAAAAGTCCGCCAAACACATAATCAAGTAAGATGTAGAGATAACATTGACAAAATAATATGTTCCTATTTCTCGTGCACATGGCTAATTGAACAATAATTATAACGATTTGATCTAGTATTTGCTATTGATAGGATTGGAGTTAATTTAACCTGGTAATCCTTAATAGAATCCATCCTGTTAGATATAGAGTCA from Candidatus Nitrosocosmicus arcticus includes these protein-coding regions:
- a CDS encoding MEDS domain-containing protein, producing MDIEKAADTISESDYGTHTLVVYEDLEKLREFYSYYVKKRIEERNEVIQLAPFYESEDSVRKSLSEGHISIDLEKWEKEEKSLIIVDSLKKYFGDETVESSYISSRNLVQDAKMMGKSGVSILGDMGAFPYKHRIQELVDYELFLPSHYDIDMKGICLYHQKDFNRLSEEQKQKVIDHHERSLKI
- a CDS encoding cupin domain-containing protein, producing MKDKPFDFHGATFTIKVLTSETNGHYTVLDVIHPPNIGPAIHVHPKGSETFYIIEGDYEFILDGRVVTGKAGDVIFIQKEFHIDLL
- a CDS encoding alpha/beta hydrolase — translated: MEKVIPILEKSGYNVIAVQLALHSSNDDINTVKRAINFINGSTILEGHSYGGLVITNAAYGNPEVKGLVYLAAFAPDESQSMVDFINSSKFPKGFLKFDNEAFSYRSRDVPSDCLQDIDLTEAKVLAATQKPTDKSIPISNLVPLVGYIYPLVMKYQRTI